In Sceloporus undulatus isolate JIND9_A2432 ecotype Alabama unplaced genomic scaffold, SceUnd_v1.1 scaffold_1277, whole genome shotgun sequence, the genomic window TCTCGAACCCTGCTCATGGATTGGATAAAAGGGTGGCTGGCATCCCATTCGTTCCAATGGCGGTATTCGCCTTTTTCGAAAACGTATTGGCGCCCGCGGTAACCGGGGTATTCGTATCCGACCCATCTGTCAAAGACAAAAAGAGCGGACCATCAACGCAATTCCCAGGTGAGAATATTAATTACTAATTAATTGATTGATAATTAATTAAATTGattcaattaataaataaattaattagcgatattttatttaatttatttaatcaattccattctttatttattttaattaattatcaattgttcatttaattaattgatcatataattaattatttaattattataagtatttaattaattaatcaattcaccatatattaaattatttatttaattgatcaATTAAATCACacaattaatatttaaataaatcaattGATTGATAATAAATCATTTAACATATGCTTGTTGTAATTAGTTAATTCAATAATTATATCATTTGCGATTAATAATTAAATCAAATTCAGTTGCTTTAATTTTAAACTATCTTAACTTAAATCatttgaataattaaataatttgaattaaaaatgtTGAATTAATTATATAAATTGTAATTAACTTATATACATTATTCAAATTATTTATATCATATTTAACAATATATATCAAATactaattcattttatttatttattatgtaattaacaataatataaaacGAATAGTCAAATATACGACAATACTGATAAATtatttatgcatatatatataatattaatttttaattaattattttattattattttttttatattattattatactctaaattataattatattaattgTTATGCCCTGGTTTCTTTTCTGGCTTTCACCCGTCCTCCGCCTATCGATCCGTTTATTGATCCGTTTATGGCCGATCGGACCGATCGATTGATCCTACATCCCATTCAGGGCCTTGACGCTGGCGACACGGTCCTGGAAGCCATGGACCACAGACTGGGGACGTCGTCCTCCACAATCTCCATCTTCCTGCCGCCGTAACCGCTGCTTCGAAAGGTGGATCTTGTGGCCCGGACCATCCTGATCGGGGATGAGAGAAGATCGTGGCGCGGTCAGCACGGTTTTGCATAGTGGcgaatatgtcctctctaggaaacCTCTGGGTCCTCcggagcaactctatggtcaactcctGCGCAGAGTTGCCGCCGGGGTCATAGGACACCTAGAGAGACCATGAGCCGGAGGACCAAGAGATCCCTAGCGCGGTCACTCCTACGGTCTATGGTCagcttgaccatagagttggaccagaggaccttcctgagaggacacctgatccagtccaaccctattctgccatgcaggaatccaagaGCCCCATGCTGCCATGCGGAAATACATAGAACCCCATtgctgccctgcaggaatacatagatccccattatttctgccatgcagaaatacatgagccccattattctgccatgcagaaaacctAGACGCCccattcctgccatgcaggaatacatagagcccCATTGCTGCCATGCAGGCATACATAGGCCCCAttcctgccatgcatgaatacacgAGCCCCatattctgccctgcaggaatactcACATGGTAACGCGGAGGAGAGGAGGCTGTCACTGGCACGGCTATTGGACCCCGAAATCCCAACGCGGGTAGTCGCCCTTCTCCAGACGGAACGTCGCCACTGAAGGACTGGCGCTCGAACCCAAGCCACCTGGGACCTGAAGAGAGAGAGGGATCTTCACCGGCACTGCCATAGAGTTGCGCgggaggactagagattcctaggaggTCCATTGACCTAGgcttcttggtcctccagtgcaacctctgGTCAGTTACCTAAATGGCAAGTTAATATGATCATAAAACGAGTTTGGGGAAATCGCgcttaggcatttgtaggtctccaga contains:
- the LOC121917867 gene encoding LOW QUALITY PROTEIN: beta-crystallin B3-like (The sequence of the model RefSeq protein was modified relative to this genomic sequence to represent the inferred CDS: inserted 3 bases in 2 codons; deleted 1 base in 1 codon), with the protein product MGNLEGGTRVRNGLRRNKTAPKTRIWRILQVTITNLKTPREEMRATTKSERDGEDLDKVAPSKGGRTVTDQRLHWRTKKPRSMDLLGISSPPAQLYGSAGEDPSLSSGPRWLGFERQSFSGDXFRLEKGDYPRWDSGSNSRASDSLLSSALPCEMVRATRSTFRSSGYGGRKMEIVEDDVPSLXVHGFQDRVASVKALNGIWVGYEYPGYRGRQYVFEKGEYRHWNEWDASHPFIQSMSRVRDQEWHKRGIFEES